tgtaggttttcattccaaccccagttgtaactaacctgattcagctgatcaactagttaattattagaatcaagtgtgctagattagggttggagtgaaaacctgcaggacggtagctctccaggaacagggttggagagccctgctgtaaATCTTTCCTCTGATTGGCTCACTTACataatgtgtgcttgtgtgtgtgtgtaatctcaCCTGGTACATGGCGTATTTGGGAATGATCTTGAGGCTGCGCAGCGTGGTCCTGAGATGCATGAACATGATGGCTACAGGCCACAGTGCTATGATGGTCAGGACCCCCATACCCAGGCTAATCCAGATAGCTACTCCAGTTATCGCTACCTGGAACACACGCTCACACAGTGTtgggagtgtgagtgagtgagtgtgtgtgtgtgcgcgtattgAGAATGTGTATGCATACTCAATGTAGCtgatgtgaaatggctagctagtgtCTGGTTGAGGAGCGTAGAAAGACGGAGGGAACACTGTtacgtctgtgtgtgtatgtgcgggagtgtgtctgtgtgtatgcgcGCGCGAGTTTtcatatgggtgtgtgtgtgtttgtgcagagtattgttctgtgtgtgtgtgatcgtaGGTATGCGTGTGTTGACGCCccacactcacatctgtaatgtTGAAGTTGCCATTGGTCCAGAGGATGATTGACAGAACTGTGAAGACGAGCTTCAGCAGGGCGAACTGGAACGATCCCAACTTCAGCAGGAACAGACTCCGTCTAAGGGAAAACCGGAGGAAAAAACATTCTATCAACATATTTTTAACACAGAATTATAATTGATTGTAATAATCCCATTTTTACATATTTGTACGATTTTGTAGTACGTCATGACTCTTTACTCAGTCCTATAGGGTGCAATGACCAGGAGGGGGCATATTTGGGGTGATAATGTTTTCTGATGTGAGACGTGTAGGGGCCCAtacagagagagggtgagtggCCAGGAGTAGATTCTCCCTGCCAGGCCCTGAATCAATACAGATATTGTTTTACTACTAAACTAGTAGCTGGACTCTGACGCAACCAAGAAATGGGTCTTGTTAAGAAATACATTTGATcctgaacagtgtgtgtgtgtgtgtgtgtgtgtgttaccgtgtGATGTTAACATGGGGTAGGcaggggcagcagcagcagcagggacCAGTACTGATCTTTAGTTTGTTCTTCCCTGCTCGCCGTAGAAACGCCTCGTCACCCCCCACTTCCTCGATCATTAGCACCAGGAACTTAAACACTACGATCGCAAAGTAGCTGCGGAGACAAACGTGTTACACGCGCCAAGAACACCAAGGAGTGAAGGATGGaagatagacagagggagagatgagttTGGAAAGATCTACACAGACTATTGTAATAGTGTCTTTAGTAGCTCTGTATGTTTTGCTGACACAGTGTACGTCTTCCTGCTCTCTACAGGGTTTCCCGCCTGTCACAGAAGGGGTCTGAGATGAAGAGGAACCCAGATCCACACGGAGAGATTgaaggtagaggagaggaaagaggataGGGATGGGAGAGACAGACAATATGTAGAGAAAATgaaagacatgagagagagaaaggaaatagaaaaggagggagggatggatgagtgACGTACCAGGCGGAGGTCATGTCAGTAAACATGGTGGCTCGGGGAATCCACATCCCCAGACAGGACATGGTGCCGAtcacctgacacacacagacattcagcAGAGACATACAGCCTTAGTTTGGATCCTTTAACAATGCAGTCTTCCTAACTGTGCTACTGCCCTAGCATTTCCTAGTAAACTGACCGGATTGGTCATAATCAAGTTTTTATTTTGTTCCTTGGCCGCATGCGTTTCTACTGTAGGGGGATACAGCAGTAGTACTAGTAAGTACCAGATCGAAGGCTGCCTTCAGTGTGTTCTTACCGGCGCCGCCCCGTTGACCCAGATGATGGCACTCTTCTTGTGGGAGGGAACCTTCCGGTAGATGTACCAACACTCCTCTATGTAGACCAGCATGGACACCGTTGCCATGAAGGTCAGCACTGAGTACAGGATGATACCAAAGATGTCCAACTCtaaggacagagagagcgagagagaggggggagcgagacaaataagagagagagagacagagacagttcaAATCTATAAGACTATAGGGTAAGTTTCAAAAGTCTAAAGTGCTTCCTTTCCTGGTGTCCCCTCCCTTCACCTGCAATTATGTGATAAAAGAAAACAGATTGATGAAAGCAATAAGTAAAACTAAAGGCCCTGGAGGGACAATAAGAACCCCCTTTGTTCTCTGGAACTCATTTCTGACCTCCCTGTTCTGAAAAACATGTAATGAAAAGATGACTGTTTATTTTCTGGAAAGCGTGGGTGTTTATGGGAAAACAAGACAACAAAAAGTAGTGAACAGGAAATCAAAAACAGCACCAATCCCTCTGTCAAACACAGAGTAACTAACtcactgtgacgagtactgaggatacgaaggtttacttaacactgagcaagagaacaacaaagagcgagtacacgacaaaacactaacaatcacacacaacactgaacagtccagggctatataggggtggtcatgagatgatgaggtgcaggtgcgctggaggtgattagggtgcgttgggtttccattccggtgttgccgaggtggtgcgctcagaccggttgctcagtagactggcgaatcagagcgccggaggggagcaacgggaggagacgtgacactcaCACATaaaaacgcacgcacgcacacacaattaATGAAGAATAAGCTgacacatacacaaatacacttttaaactcagcaaaaaaatatataattcgtaaaaatccaaataacttcacagatcttaattgtaaagggtttaaacactgttttccatgcttgttcaatgaaccataaacaattaatgaacatgcacctgtggaacggtcgttaagacactaacagcttacagacggtaggcaattaaggtcacagttatgaaaacttaggacactaaagaggcctttctactgactctgaaaaacaccaaaagaaagatgcccagggtccctgctcatctgcgtgaacgtgccttaggcatgctgcaaggaggcatgaggactgtagatgtggccagggaaataaattgcaatgtccgtactgtgagacgcctaagacagcgctacagggagacaggacggacagctgatcgtcctcgcagtggcagaccacatgtaacaacacctgcacaggatcggtacatccgaacatcacacctgtgggacaggtacaggatggcaacaacaactgcccgagttacaccaggaacgcacaatccctccatcagtgctcagattGTCCGCAATAggttgagagaggctggactgagggtaTGTAGgcatgttgtaaggcaggtcctcatcagacatcaccggcaataatgtcgcctatgggcacaaacccaccgtcgctggaccagacaggactggcaaaaagtgctcttcactgacgagttgcggttttgtctcaccaggggtgatggtcggattcgcgtttatcgttgaaggaatgagcgttacaccaaaACCTGTACTCTGgcgcgggatcgatttggaggtggagggtccatcatggtctggggcggtgtgtcacagcatcatcggactgagcttgttgtcattgcaggcaatctcaacgctgtgcgttacagggaagacatcctcctccctcatgtggtacccttcctgcaggctcatcctgacatgaccctccagcatgacaatgcgaccagccatactgcttgttctgtgcgtgatttcctgcaagacaggaatgtcagtgttctgccatggtcagtgttacgaaccccgtggctctaaacgtctagggtggatggacatgagacccgtaacataaattatgcaaattataagtgtgacctggaacagcgagaaccaaacatgacacaacaaccatgagctaccgtcaaacttaaatggtttattactaaacacacggtaaaggtttgggaaaaagggctgagcaggacccaagaaatgaaacaatagtgtaaaaccccctaaactgatctagcctgcctaaagaaccgctaggctactgctaccatacaaaaatacagtgggtggtccgctcaggtctaactggtgtttatagacagatttcttccctacgggtaatgtacgcccaagggcaactagcttaaactccccttttcccaaaaacacacaaagctactaaacagggtaatcagcaatttagggcgtacacaacacacaggacaccaccgtgtccatactcacatatggcaaaaagtctctctctcttgcaacaaacacaagtctggttttatacaatgggctgtgtgattcaacaaacgagtaacaggtggtgctattcacaggaatgttcactgattggtccaatcagcagacacctcaacgaccaccaatcaggaacatacaggacacctgtgattagggcagaaagagtagaaacacacaaaaacacaggatacctgtatccgtaacactcccacccttaaaagagcaaaccaaaatggtttgcgacacacgtaccatcacaacacccaaaattcaataatcCTCCTGCCGGGATAACCAAAAAAAAaaccctagatcattacacacgagacaaagcatctgccaacacattatctaacccctttttgtggcggatctccaaattataattttgcacgacaagtgcccaacgcataaggcgttggttctggttgtacatccggtggagaaacactaaggggttatggtcagtatacactattactggtaatgcactggaaccaacataaacttcaaagtactgcagagctaacaacaaagctagagcttcttgttcaatggtggaatagtttgtctgacatttgttaaatttccgtgaaaaataacagacaggatggtccactccactctggtcttgctgcagtagaacagcaccagcacctctggcacttgcatctacctccagtttaaacggccgctcaaaatctggcgcagcaagaacaggagtactacacaagagtgctttagcagtgttgaaagcagtacaacaatcttcagaccatacaaatttactcgccggactgagcaaatccgttaatggagcaactaccgcagagaaatttttacagaaactacggtagtagccaaccatccctaaaaaacggcgtagctctcttctggtggtaggtgcgggaaatgcgtttatagctgagaccttggcatctacagggcgcacctgaccatggccgacctgtttacccagataagtaacagtggccttcccaaactcgcactttgctaagttcagggttagagaagcggttgctagacgttcacacactacccttagagtgttaacatgatcagaccactcagttgaataaattaccagatcatcaaggtaagcactacaattaggaactccagccaatactgtgttaaccaggcgttggaaagtggctggtgcgttccgcatcccaaatgccatgacagcatattgtaggaagtgatctggggtcacaaaggcagagatgtcggaggcacgtggggttaacggcacctgccagtaacctttagaagatctaatttggttacataagtagcagcaccaacagtatcaatacagtcatccagtctgggtaacgggaacgagtcgggcactgtgacagcattgactttccgatagtccgtacataatctggatgtcccatcaggtttaggaaccagaatgcacggagaactccaaggacttgaacttggcatagccaggttattctccagcaaataaccgacctcacccctcattatctttctcttagcgacgttgacacgataaggatgttgcttgataggtgcagcgtttccaacattaatgtcatgttctaacacatttgtacatgtaggaacatcattaaaaagacatggaaagctgtgtaacagtctcacaatatcatctgactgtctgtccgttaaatgaatcaggcttgacgggagagacagcagcatctctgaattgggcaatctagcacactgctgctgagtattgcgcaactccaaaccatctccgtccacatcattaacatgacctcccactacagccgtagcagcaatagagacagccgactcggccagtttctctggactgtctacctgagtgacgggtctgttgtggtatgtcttcaacatgttaacgtggcacacacgagattggcgttttctatcaggagtctgtatcacatagtcagtttcagttagtttcttttcaatgacataaggcccagagaaacgtgctgacaatgacgctcctggcacaggcaacaacacaagaactcggtcacctggctgcagtgaacgagaaacagcctgtgtgtcatagtgtcgtttcatccgtttctgtgagggaagacagcgcttcctttgctagagcacaggcagcatgtaggcgctcacgaaagcgactaacgtagtccaacacattttctttcacacacaactcttgtgacaaaaactgatccttaaggactttcataggtcctctcatggtgtgtccaaacaccagttcagctgggctgaaccctagggattcctgtactgtctcacggacagcaaacaatactagaggaactccctcatcccaatctttctcagattccaagcaatatttacggagcatagacttcagggtctgatgccaacgttcaacgcaccctgagactctgggtgatatgcgcttgacacacggtgtgtaactgacaaggattttaacacttgtttgaaaagtttagaaaggaaattcgtaccctgatcagtttgtatcaccttaggtaatccaaaagttgagaagaatttgatcaacgctttactcaccaccggagcagtaatccttcgcagaggaatggcctctgggtacctggtggcacacacataattgtcaacataaactggttaccagattttgttttcggtaatggtccaacacaatcaaccatcacatgttcgaatggttcacctatggccggtatgggacaaagaggcgcggggaaataacctggttcggtttcccaactacttgacaggtggcaagtccgacagaactgagccacatcttgttttaagccaggccaaaagaaatgtcgcaaaacacgatcataagtcttggtgactcccagatgtccggaccactggtgatcatgagcgagggataaaacattttgtcgaaaggctgtaggaatcactatttggtaaacagcattccaatctccgccagcgtcaacatgggatgtccatttacgcatgaggagattaccatcaatgaagtatgccatgtttttcttctttagctcctcctctgagacaacactagaaaaacatttagccaggctaatgtcaacctgttggttagcgatcagctgctcacgagtaactggtaactgtattgcctcagcaaccagttccacatccttcttcctttctctgggctgttggtcagactgcaccagcttaccagaggtagcacccgaactatcctctgggtcacactctctgaatagaatcgtgtctgacaaatctaccacttcacccacttgtcgtgcttgagcacgtgtgacagcacaagcggggaacacatctggataaccctgtgccagctcctcggagagagactggtcacttttatccaatacctccaatatgggtattacctttcctccggcaatatcgttgcccattataaaggtcaccccttttactggcaacatcggacgtacgccaactctgaacaatccactgactaactcagagtgtacgttcacaaagtgcaatggcactgggacgaaacccatttcaattccttgtactaacacactggaaccacaatatgtattattagacaagggcaacacatcagctagtatgaacgactgcgccgcaccagtatctctgaggattctaactggacgctgagacgcttcatcatctgatatagaaacaaaccccctcaaaaatgaacggttcataactgtgatctgggacagggactttcaaaccacattcattatgaggcttctgtcttgattccggccttacaaccgcacgaatcagcccaacacccgttggcggcctggcgtgctgaggcatccccggtttgcgttttagcagaaagcaatcattaactatatgtcccaccttatgacaatagaaacagtgacgcacatctttgggcgtgctggatgtactgctggtcgactaggactagaagttagcaactccgcagccctgctctccgtcacgagccgaaaacacgctcttatgcgtcaacacaaactcgtctgccaatacagacgcttccgacagtgaggatactttctgttcgttcagataaactacaatgcgttccggtaaacaatttttaaactcttctaacaagattaactcccgtagagagttaaaatcagttaccttactagcactgtgccatttgtcaaacagatttcctttgtctctagcaaactccacataagtctgagtaggagactttttatgagacctaaatctctgtcgatatgcctcaggaacaagctcataggcacgaagaacagtagctttgaccatctcataattcaaactgtcttcaagaggtagcgctgccagaacctcttgggctttacctgttagcttacactgaagtaataggcaccatacctcgtcgggccatttcaatgctaccgcttatacgttcaaaaacactgaaataggaatcaacctctgactccctgaacacaggtaccaaggtgatctgcctactaatatcaaacgtagcagatgacacagctggtgaggatggctcactagcaggcatagtattagcagagactaacctcgctgtttctgcctctagttccatttacgcatcgccagttcttgatcaagcctacgcgtctccagttcttgatcaagcctacgcgtctccagttcttgatcaagcctcacgcgtctccagttccatcttacgcgtctcctgttctatcttacgcgtctcctgttctgccttacgcgtctcctgttctgcctctagctccattttacgcatctccagcttgtcttgcctgatttgtgcccgctcttccgcctccatttggagccgcgtcgagcggacatcgatcctggcatcactgtcagtcagtggggagagtgggtcataacgtgggcaatgtggctggagccttagcctcgtcctcagacactgatgggcttacagaaacatcaaccacatcccctacaggagcagcagactcaggcggcggtaactcaagcactcgctcgtttaacaatatcgctagcactacttccctaacttctgctttcactataccctcggtatgggtacagaaaagtggtcagccaaagcctgtagatccactctacgacaattctcaaaaatctcccacgtagggttttccaaaaatgcttccaaatcaaaagtagccatcctactaactacacgagccgtcgactactgaacacacacaaaaaaaacaggtagttacagctgctaagctcaacactgaaccagacacttactaatttgcacgagtagcatgggatagatcccagacgagcccccactttatgttacgaaccccgtggctctaaacgtctagggtggatggacatgagacccgtaacataaattatgcaaattataagtgtgacctggaacagcgagaaccaaacatgacacaacaaccatgagctaccgtcaaacttaaatggtttattactaaacacacggtaaaggtttggggaaaaagggctgagcaggacccaagaaatgaaacaatagtgtaaaacccctaaactgatctagcctgcctaaagaaccgctaggctactgctaccatacaaaaatacagtgggtggtccgctcaggtctaactggtgtttatagacagatttcttcctacgggtaatgtacgcccaagggcaactagcttaaactccccttttcccaaaaacacacaaagctactaaacagggtaatcagcaatttagggcgtacacaacacacaggacaccaccgtgtccatactcacatatggcaaaaagtctctctctctcaacaaacacaagtctagtttttataaaatgggatgtgtgattcaacaaacgagtaacaggtggtgctattcacaggaatgttcactgattggtccaatcagcagacacctcaacgaccaccaatcaggaacatacaggacacctgtgattagggcagaaagagtagaaacacacaaaaacacaggatacctgtatccgtaacagtcaGTGAAGAGCCCgtatctcaatcccattgagcacatctgggacctgttggatcggagggtgagggctagggccattccccccagaaatgtccgggaacttgcaggtgccttggtggaagagtggagtaacatctcacagcaagaactggcaaatctggtgcagtccatgaggaggcgatgcactgcagtacttaatgcagttggtggccacaccagatactgactgttacttttgattttgacccccccctttgttcagggacacattattccatttctgttagtcacatgtctgtggaacgcaggtgacagtgagaggacgtttctttctttgctgagtttatatttgtatttgtatttattatggatccccattagccaaggCTGCaggtactcttcctggggtccagc
This sequence is a window from Coregonus clupeaformis isolate EN_2021a chromosome 7, ASM2061545v1, whole genome shotgun sequence. Protein-coding genes within it:
- the LOC121570491 gene encoding organic solute transporter subunit alpha, translated to MDGNRTIDPSCSEKPPVAIDIILQLDIFGIILYSVLTFMATVSMLVYIEECWYIYRKVPSHKKSAIIWVNGAAPVIGTMSCLGMWIPRATMFTDMTSACYFAIVVFKFLVLMIEEVGGDEAFLRRAGKNKLKISTGPCCCCCPCLPHVNITRRSLFLLKLGSFQFALLKLVFTVLSIILWTNGNFNITDVAITGVAIWISLGMGVLTIIALWPVAIMFMHLRTTLRSLKIIPKYAMYQLVLVLSQLQSATINILALKGTIACTPPYSSQARGYLMSQQLLILEMFIITLVTRLLYRRQYDPLPDDEHDDEHTKMVISAENSGVA